Proteins encoded by one window of Burkholderia plantarii:
- a CDS encoding ABC transporter permease → MSFASGTPGGKNSGSKAGGTVPRAVSAAARLAALAALLVLIARPGWLQPLFAPLAEHGAPAIYDRASLIDLTLAHLALVAASSLIGSVLAIAAGIAVTRPAGADFLPVARSIANLGQTFPPVAVLALAVPAVGFGATPVLLALTLYGLLPVFESTLAGLGSIPAATLDAARGMGMSARQRLVSIELPLAMPVIVNGVRLAVVINLGTATIGSTVAAKGLGDVIIAGLQTSNTAFVLQGGVIVALLAVLLYDALGLAGRLLAPADTAARRAGRD, encoded by the coding sequence ATGAGCTTCGCGAGCGGCACGCCTGGAGGCAAGAACAGCGGCAGCAAGGCAGGCGGCACCGTCCCGCGCGCCGTGTCCGCCGCGGCACGGCTCGCGGCGCTGGCCGCGCTGCTCGTGCTGATCGCGCGGCCCGGCTGGCTGCAGCCGCTGTTCGCGCCGCTCGCCGAGCACGGCGCGCCCGCCATCTACGACCGCGCGAGCCTGATCGACCTGACGCTCGCGCACCTCGCGCTGGTGGCGGCGTCGAGCCTGATCGGCTCGGTGCTCGCGATCGCGGCCGGGATCGCCGTCACGCGCCCGGCCGGCGCCGATTTCCTGCCGGTGGCGCGCAGCATCGCCAACCTCGGCCAGACCTTCCCGCCGGTGGCCGTGCTCGCGCTCGCGGTGCCGGCCGTGGGCTTCGGCGCCACGCCGGTGCTGCTCGCGCTGACGCTGTACGGCCTGCTGCCGGTGTTCGAAAGCACGCTGGCGGGCCTCGGCTCGATCCCGGCCGCCACGCTCGACGCCGCGCGCGGCATGGGCATGAGCGCGCGCCAGCGGCTCGTCTCGATCGAGCTGCCGCTGGCCATGCCGGTGATCGTCAACGGCGTGCGGCTCGCGGTGGTGATCAACCTCGGCACCGCCACGATCGGCTCGACGGTGGCCGCCAAGGGCCTCGGCGACGTGATCATCGCCGGGCTCCAGACCTCCAACACCGCGTTCGTGCTGCAGGGCGGCGTGATCGTCGCGTTGCTCGCGGTGCTGCTCTACGACGCGCTCGGCCTGGCCGGCCGCCTGCTCGCGCCGGCCGACACGGCCGCGCGCCGCGCCGGGCGCGACTGA
- a CDS encoding methyl-accepting chemotaxis protein — translation MKILRLSIKTKLLGAFGLLAAVVVGISAFALNALSDTNHAFASYTEGINARANVAEEVRTAVDRRAIAARNLVLVTRPADVALEKADVQRAHADVQHGLAQLQSMLAAAPDATDRARALAATIAEVERRYGPVAQRIVDLALQGKRDEATTAIDDECRPLLAELVRATDAYAAYTREREAGLAQAGAERYASVRNLMAVISAAATLLAIGAGLWLTRSITRPLSDAVRVARTVADGDLTSHILVRGHDETRDLLDALDTMNTRLAGIVSRVREGSSGIAAAVGEIAAGNIDLSERTEEQAASLEETAATMEQFTSTVRLNAENARQASALASSASDVAQRGSHAVGRVVHTMNDIGERSSKIADITGIIEGIAFQTNILALNAAVEAARAGEQGRGFAVVASEVRSLAQRSSVAAKEIKDLIAASVQTVHDGAAVADEAGRTMTEVTQAVARVTNIMEEIAAASTEQSRGIEQVNLAITQMDETTQQNAALVEQAAAASKSLEAQGRQLDETVARFRVNAGRPDAPVASVVSERYAGHAEWRLATA, via the coding sequence ATGAAAATTCTGCGGCTGAGCATCAAGACCAAACTGCTTGGTGCTTTCGGCTTGCTGGCGGCAGTCGTGGTGGGCATTTCGGCATTCGCGCTGAATGCGCTATCGGACACCAATCACGCGTTCGCCAGTTATACCGAAGGCATCAATGCGCGCGCCAACGTGGCCGAGGAAGTGCGCACGGCGGTGGACCGCCGCGCCATCGCGGCACGCAACCTGGTGCTGGTGACCCGGCCCGCCGACGTCGCGCTGGAAAAGGCCGACGTGCAGCGCGCGCATGCGGACGTGCAGCACGGGCTCGCGCAGTTGCAGTCGATGCTGGCCGCCGCCCCCGACGCCACCGACCGCGCCCGCGCGCTCGCCGCCACCATCGCCGAGGTGGAGCGCCGCTACGGCCCGGTCGCGCAGCGGATCGTCGACCTGGCGCTGCAGGGCAAGCGCGACGAGGCCACCACCGCCATCGACGACGAGTGCCGCCCGCTGCTGGCCGAGCTGGTGCGGGCCACCGACGCCTACGCAGCCTACACGCGCGAGCGCGAGGCCGGGCTCGCGCAGGCCGGCGCCGAGCGCTACGCGAGCGTGCGCAACCTGATGGCCGTGATCAGCGCCGCGGCGACCCTGCTGGCGATCGGCGCCGGGCTCTGGCTCACGCGCTCGATCACGCGGCCGCTGTCGGACGCGGTGCGGGTGGCGCGCACCGTCGCCGACGGCGACCTGACGAGCCACATCCTGGTGCGCGGCCACGACGAGACGCGCGACCTGCTCGACGCGCTCGACACCATGAACACGCGGCTCGCCGGCATCGTCAGCCGCGTGCGCGAGGGCAGCTCGGGCATCGCCGCCGCGGTCGGCGAGATCGCGGCGGGCAACATCGACCTGAGCGAGCGCACCGAGGAACAGGCCGCGTCGCTGGAGGAAACGGCCGCCACCATGGAACAGTTCACGTCCACGGTGCGACTCAACGCCGAGAACGCACGCCAGGCCAGCGCGCTCGCCAGCAGCGCCTCGGACGTCGCGCAGCGCGGCAGCCATGCGGTGGGCCGCGTGGTCCACACCATGAACGACATCGGCGAGCGCTCGTCGAAGATCGCCGACATCACCGGCATCATCGAGGGCATCGCGTTCCAGACCAACATCCTGGCGCTGAACGCGGCCGTGGAAGCGGCGCGCGCCGGCGAACAGGGGCGCGGCTTCGCGGTGGTGGCGAGCGAGGTGCGTTCGCTCGCGCAGCGCTCGTCGGTGGCGGCCAAGGAGATCAAGGACCTGATCGCCGCCTCGGTGCAGACGGTGCATGACGGCGCCGCGGTGGCTGACGAGGCGGGCCGCACCATGACCGAGGTCACCCAGGCGGTGGCGCGCGTGACCAACATCATGGAGGAGATCGCGGCGGCCTCGACCGAGCAGAGCCGCGGTATCGAGCAGGTGAATCTGGCGATCACGCAGATGGACGAGACCACCCAGCAGAACGCGGCGCTGGTCGAGCAGGCGGCGGCCGCGTCGAAGTCGCTGGAAGCGCAGGGGCGCCAGCTCGACGAGACGGTGGCGCGCTTTCGCGTCAACGCCGGGCGCCCGGACGCGCCGGTCGCGAGCGTCGTCTCCGAGCGCTACGCGGGCCACGCCGAATGGCGCCTGGCGACGGCATGA
- a CDS encoding cobalt-precorrin-6A reductase yields MTSHDTPRAAMRVLLLGGTGDALKIARTLPASDVYSLAGLGRIPDDLACEVRVGGFGGADGLAAWLREAGIGLVADATHPYAARISANAAAACAATGTPYWALRRPAWAARDGDDWRLVRDWSGVAAAIAPFARPFFTLGREPLAHLDEIAAHQHWTVRCLDAHPGNARANVIAARGPFELSAERALFALLGVDVLVSKMSGGAATEAKLEVARERRIPVVMIERPTLPEAGRRFDDPAALADALAAWRAS; encoded by the coding sequence ATGACCTCGCACGACACGCCTCGCGCCGCCATGCGCGTGCTGCTGCTCGGCGGCACCGGCGACGCGCTGAAGATCGCGCGCACGCTGCCGGCCTCCGACGTCTACAGCCTCGCCGGGCTCGGCAGGATCCCCGACGATCTGGCCTGCGAGGTGCGCGTGGGCGGCTTCGGCGGCGCCGACGGGCTGGCCGCCTGGCTGCGCGAGGCCGGCATCGGCCTGGTGGCCGACGCCACGCATCCGTATGCCGCGCGCATCAGCGCGAACGCGGCGGCCGCCTGCGCGGCCACCGGCACGCCTTACTGGGCGCTGCGCCGCCCGGCCTGGGCCGCGCGCGACGGCGACGACTGGCGCCTGGTGCGCGACTGGTCCGGCGTGGCCGCCGCGATCGCGCCGTTCGCGCGGCCGTTCTTCACGCTCGGCCGCGAGCCGCTCGCGCATCTGGACGAGATTGCCGCGCACCAGCACTGGACCGTCCGCTGCCTCGACGCGCATCCCGGCAACGCGCGCGCGAACGTGATCGCCGCGCGCGGGCCGTTCGAGCTGTCCGCCGAGCGTGCATTGTTCGCGCTGCTCGGGGTGGACGTACTGGTCAGCAAGATGAGCGGGGGCGCGGCGACCGAGGCGAAGCTCGAGGTCGCGCGCGAGCGGCGCATCCCGGTCGTGATGATCGAGCGGCCGACGCTGCCCGAGGCCGGGCGTCGTTTCGACGATCCGGCCGCGCTGGCCGACGCGCTCGCCGCTTGGCGCGCGTCGTGA
- a CDS encoding glutathione S-transferase N-terminal domain-containing protein, translating to MSDLSAFPITKKWPAQHPDRIQLYSLPTPNGVKASIMLEELGLPYEPHLVRFDANDQLSPAFLSLNPNNKIPALIDPDGPGGQPLGLFESGAILLYLAEKTGKLIPADAAGRYETIQWLMFQMGGIGPMFGQLGFFHKFAGREYEDKRPRDRYVGEARRLLGVLEARLASNAWIVGADYTIADIATFPWVRNLVGFYEARELVEFERFANVGRALEAFLARPAVQRGLTIPARD from the coding sequence ATGAGCGACCTGTCCGCGTTCCCGATCACGAAGAAATGGCCGGCGCAGCATCCGGACCGCATCCAGCTCTATTCGCTGCCCACGCCGAACGGCGTCAAGGCGTCGATCATGCTGGAAGAACTCGGCCTGCCCTACGAGCCGCACCTGGTGCGTTTCGACGCGAACGACCAGCTCTCCCCGGCGTTCCTCTCGCTGAACCCGAACAACAAGATCCCCGCGCTGATCGATCCGGACGGCCCCGGCGGCCAGCCGCTCGGCCTGTTCGAATCGGGCGCGATCCTGCTGTATCTGGCCGAGAAGACCGGCAAGCTGATCCCGGCCGACGCGGCCGGCCGCTATGAAACGATCCAGTGGCTGATGTTCCAGATGGGCGGCATCGGCCCGATGTTCGGGCAGCTCGGCTTCTTCCACAAGTTTGCGGGGCGCGAGTACGAGGACAAGCGTCCGCGCGACCGCTACGTCGGCGAGGCCAGGCGCCTGCTCGGCGTGCTGGAGGCGCGGCTCGCGTCGAACGCCTGGATCGTCGGCGCCGACTACACGATCGCCGACATCGCGACGTTCCCGTGGGTGCGCAACCTGGTGGGCTTCTACGAGGCGCGCGAGCTGGTCGAGTTCGAGCGCTTCGCGAACGTCGGGCGCGCGCTCGAGGCGTTCCTCGCGCGCCCGGCCGTGCAGCGCGGCCTGACGATCCCCGCGCGCGACTGA
- a CDS encoding ABC transporter ATP-binding protein, with amino-acid sequence MIEIERVTRRFGPLVAVDDVSLAIAPGTVTALVGASGSGKSTLMRMINRLIEPTSGTIRIDGVDTATVRGETLRLGIGYVIQGHGLFPHWTVARNIATVPTLAGWPKARIEARVHELLELFELDPSIYGHKLPHQLSGGQQQRVGVARALAAEPAILLMDEPFGALDPIIRGKAQDDLAALQRRTGITIVLVTHDMDEALRLGDQIAVMDGGRVLQAAPPAQLLARPAPGFVEKLVAGAERPLRLLALTPVSRLAEPGHASGTPIEADRSLRDALSELLWRGVDALPVAPAGGRAEPGSRPDAPAAPTRITLAALVAHARHGA; translated from the coding sequence ATGATCGAGATTGAACGCGTGACGCGTCGCTTCGGGCCGCTCGTCGCCGTCGACGACGTCTCGCTCGCCATCGCGCCCGGCACCGTCACGGCGCTGGTCGGCGCCTCGGGCAGCGGCAAGTCCACGCTGATGCGCATGATCAACCGGCTGATCGAGCCGACCAGCGGCACGATTCGCATCGACGGCGTCGATACCGCCACGGTGCGCGGCGAGACGCTGCGGCTCGGCATCGGCTACGTGATCCAGGGCCACGGCCTGTTTCCGCACTGGACGGTGGCGCGCAACATCGCCACGGTGCCGACCCTGGCCGGCTGGCCGAAGGCGCGCATCGAGGCGCGCGTCCACGAACTGCTGGAACTGTTCGAACTCGATCCGTCGATCTACGGGCACAAGCTGCCGCACCAGCTCTCGGGCGGCCAGCAGCAGCGCGTGGGCGTGGCGCGGGCGCTGGCCGCCGAGCCGGCGATCCTGCTGATGGACGAACCGTTCGGCGCGCTCGACCCGATCATCCGCGGCAAGGCGCAGGACGACCTCGCGGCGCTGCAGCGCCGCACCGGCATCACGATCGTGCTCGTCACGCACGACATGGACGAGGCGCTGCGGCTCGGCGACCAGATCGCGGTGATGGACGGCGGCCGCGTGCTGCAGGCCGCCCCGCCCGCGCAGCTGCTCGCGCGGCCCGCGCCGGGCTTCGTCGAGAAGCTGGTGGCCGGCGCCGAGCGCCCGCTGCGGTTGCTGGCGCTGACCCCCGTCTCGCGGCTGGCCGAGCCCGGCCACGCGAGCGGCACGCCGATCGAGGCCGACCGCTCGCTGCGCGACGCGCTGTCCGAACTGCTGTGGCGCGGCGTCGACGCGCTGCCGGTGGCGCCGGCCGGCGGGCGGGCCGAGCCCGGTTCACGGCCCGACGCGCCAGCCGCCCCCACCCGCATCACGCTCGCCGCGCTGGTCGCGCATGCGAGGCACGGCGCATGA
- the cobM gene encoding precorrin-4 C(11)-methyltransferase, protein MTVYFIGAGPGDPELITVKGQRLVRSCPVILYAGSLVPAAVLDGHRAETVVNTAELDLDAIVALLADAHAKGQDVARVHSGDPSLYGAIGEQIRRLRALGIPYEIVPGVTATAACAATLGVELTLPGVAQTVILTRYAGKTTMPEGEALSGLAAHRATLAIHLGVRHLAKIVEEVRPHYGDDCPIAVIYRASWPDETRVTGTLADIVGKIAATAIERTALILIGRVLDTDRFDESTLYAKA, encoded by the coding sequence ATGACGGTGTATTTCATCGGCGCGGGGCCGGGCGACCCCGAGCTGATCACGGTGAAGGGCCAGCGCCTCGTGCGCAGCTGCCCGGTGATCCTCTATGCCGGCTCGCTGGTGCCGGCGGCGGTGCTCGACGGCCATCGCGCCGAAACGGTGGTCAATACGGCCGAGCTGGACCTCGACGCGATCGTCGCGCTGCTCGCCGACGCGCATGCGAAGGGGCAGGACGTGGCGCGCGTGCATTCGGGCGACCCGTCGCTGTACGGCGCGATCGGCGAGCAGATCCGCCGCCTTCGCGCACTCGGGATTCCCTACGAGATCGTGCCCGGCGTGACCGCCACCGCGGCCTGCGCGGCCACGCTCGGCGTCGAGCTGACGCTGCCCGGCGTCGCGCAGACGGTGATCCTCACGCGCTACGCGGGCAAGACCACGATGCCCGAGGGCGAGGCGCTTAGCGGGCTGGCCGCGCACCGCGCGACGCTCGCGATCCATCTCGGCGTGCGGCATCTGGCGAAGATTGTCGAGGAGGTGCGCCCGCATTACGGCGACGACTGCCCGATCGCCGTGATCTACCGCGCGAGCTGGCCCGACGAGACGCGCGTGACCGGCACGCTGGCCGACATCGTCGGCAAGATCGCGGCCACCGCGATCGAGCGCACGGCGCTGATCCTGATCGGCCGCGTGCTCGATACCGATCGGTTCGACGAATCGACGCTCTACGCCAAGGCTTGA